In the Oncorhynchus nerka isolate Pitt River unplaced genomic scaffold, Oner_Uvic_2.0 unplaced_scaffold_1172, whole genome shotgun sequence genome, one interval contains:
- the lpar4 gene encoding lysophosphatidic acid receptor 4: MAGLVLNETGMEDCGIDDSFKYDLYSVVYSVVFVLGLCTNCAALFVFCFRMKLRNETTLFMTNLALSDLVFVFTLPFKVYYNVNRHWPFGDELCKVSGTAFITNIYGSMLFLTCISVDRFLAIVYPFRSRSVRTRRNAGLVCAAVWLTIVGGGISVTFFSTINQANRATACFEGFSKSTWKTYLSKITIFIEIVGFLLPLLTNLVCSSLVLRTLRRPGTIGHGCNSKRRVLRMILVHLAIFIICFVPYNSILFLYAMVRTQALANCNLERFVRTLYPITLCLATLNCCLDPVVYYFTSESFQKSLTTGGKGGIRAESIPRSDTHLSSEAETQQDTGTMTRDGRPWRDTRDRTVTRRDSQEASLTRNTQDALTSNGKDTGVNETQF; encoded by the exons ATGGCTGGTCTGGTGCTGAATGAGACAGGCATGGAGGACTGTGGGATAGATGACAGCTTTAAGTATGACCTGTACAGCGTGGTCTACAGCGTGGTgtttgtcctggggctctgcacCAACTGTGCTGCTCTCTTTGTGTTCTGCTTCCGGATGAAGCTACGCAACGAGACAACGCTGTTCATGACTAACCTGGCGTTGTCAGACCTTGTGTTTGTGTTCACACTGCCCTTCAAGGTCTACTACAACGTCAACCGACACTGGCCCTTTGGAGATGAACTTTGCAAG gtATCAGGAACAGCGTTCATCACCAACATCTACGGTTCCATGTTGTTCCTCACCTGCATCAGCGTGGACCGCTTTCTGGCCATCGTCTACCCCTTCCGCTCACGCTCAGTCCGCACGAGGAGGAACGCAGGCCTGGTGTGTGCTGCGGTCTGGCTCACCATCGTGGGTGGAGGGATATCGGTCACCTTCTTTTCCACGATCAACCAGGCGAACCGCGCCACGGCCTGCTTCGAGGGATTCTCCAAGAGCACCTGGAAGACATACCTGTCTAAGATCACTATCTTTATagag ATCGTAGGTTTTCTCCTCCCACTCCTAACCAACCTGGTGTGTTCCTCTCTGGTGCTGAGAACCCTCCGTCGCCCTGGGACCATCGGCCACGGCTGCAACAGCAAGCGCCGGGTGCTCCGTATGATCCTCGTCCACCTGGCCATCTTCATCATCTGCTTCGTCCCCTACAACTCCATCCTCTTCCTATATGCCATGGTGCGGACCCAGGCTCTGGCCAACTGTAACCTTGAGAG GTTTGTCCGGACGCTGTACCCCATCACCCTGTGTCTGGCCACCCTCAACTGCTGCCTAGACCCAGTGGTGTACTACTTTACATCTGAGTCCTTCCAGAAGAGTCTCACCacaggggggaagggagggatccGGGCTGAGAGCATCCCCCGCAGCGACACACACCTGAGTAGTGAGGCAGAGACGCAGCAGGACACAGGGACAATGACCAGGGATGGGAGACCGTGGAGAGACACACGGGACCGGACAGTCACCAGGAGAGACTCACAAGAAGCATCACTCACTAGAAACACCCAGGACGCTCTCACCAGCAATGGGAAAGATACGGGAGTGAATGAGACTCAGTTCTGA